The following proteins are encoded in a genomic region of Streptococcus cristatus AS 1.3089:
- the rpmG gene encoding 50S ribosomal protein L33, which yields MRVNITLEHKESGERLYLTSKNKRNTPDRLQLKKYSPKLRKHVVFTEVK from the coding sequence ATGCGCGTAAATATTACACTTGAACACAAAGAATCTGGTGAACGCTTGTACCTTACTTCTAAAAACAAACGTAACACTCCAGACCGTCTTCAATTGAAGAAATACTCACCAAAACTTCGCAAACACGTTGTGTTTACAGAAGTGAAATAA
- a CDS encoding HNH endonuclease: protein MQKINNEPNFGVNEVLCEALRYMQNNPSNNGAIILQVHNKNELLPIFCTYENKYIQYGDKLHNLSSSSVLDNVNGIDKVVMKGLYKKFYDKDSKFRKELYKLTPRSCPICDAEWGYASHTLDHILPESKYPQFAVTPLNLVPTCYRCNHSKSTTVGTQENQGVINPYFNYINLSKYLSCKIYVKSSDLVTNIFLKSESELDITHLQYQKLKFFYEEVYKLNESYSEIARISVLNSMIDTLAKFNQTFSKSDMIVYFKSIADTQELSENERISTEFLKSLLLHSLLEMDDQVYMVLIDLINEKRTQAKEFKENF, encoded by the coding sequence GTGCAAAAGATTAATAATGAACCAAATTTTGGAGTTAATGAGGTTTTGTGTGAGGCGTTGCGTTATATGCAAAATAATCCATCGAATAACGGAGCAATAATTTTACAGGTTCATAATAAGAATGAGTTATTACCTATTTTTTGTACTTATGAAAATAAATATATTCAATATGGTGATAAGCTTCATAATTTAAGTAGTTCCTCTGTGTTGGACAATGTAAATGGAATAGACAAAGTTGTGATGAAGGGATTATATAAAAAGTTTTATGATAAAGACTCAAAATTTAGAAAAGAATTATATAAATTAACTCCTAGAAGTTGTCCGATTTGTGATGCCGAGTGGGGATATGCTTCACATACTCTTGATCATATATTACCAGAATCGAAATATCCACAGTTTGCTGTGACCCCTTTAAATTTAGTACCAACTTGCTATAGATGTAATCATTCAAAAAGTACGACCGTGGGAACACAAGAGAATCAAGGTGTAATAAATCCTTACTTCAATTATATAAATTTATCAAAATATTTAAGTTGCAAGATTTATGTAAAATCGTCGGATTTAGTGACAAATATTTTTTTAAAATCAGAGTCGGAATTAGATATCACACATTTACAATACCAAAAGTTGAAATTTTTTTACGAAGAAGTTTACAAATTAAACGAGTCTTATTCGGAAATTGCAAGAATATCTGTATTAAATAGTATGATTGATACCTTAGCTAAGTTCAATCAAACTTTTTCAAAAAGTGATATGATAGTGTATTTTAAATCAATTGCTGATACACAAGAACTAAGTGAAAATGAAAGAATCTCAACTGAATTTCTGAAAAGTCTACTTTTGCACTCTCTTTTAGAAATGGATGATCAAGTTTATATGGTTTTAATAGATTTGATTAACGAAAAAAGAACACAAGCTAAAGAGTTTAAAGAAAACTTTTAG
- a CDS encoding AAA family ATPase encodes MDRREFSKVNFFTRSWPMADSEFSIDSMEGFYFAKDNWNDFGFRTSYQVVAYFDNKINYLGSINVSYYPYKDELIPFDRLKAGTITLKVISLGNIEYYRFINDIFYEEDRKNFYMLLGDLAYDTSELTSLYQDLNYVRMGAFGPRDLIRDSFFRNNNFNEVKNQFHRMTLGGSYKEEYQVSFKDEDNQELINFNINPDDFFPSSLYTIVGRNGSGKTQLLKEVTEIYLSEKSTAKNLAGDEVNLETESEQFRNLIFISYSPFDSDFPPRTSENSEYYKFIGLNYSIDSDLSDEIAANIFRLFREAGKRYRTQLKDILQKFEFDYWFSTLNELVDEQELPLDSIKRLSSGQKIILLNLLNLITNVSERTLVIIDEPELFLHPPLLKAYIRAIDEIVEEKNGVCLFATHSAIVLQEIPHTNVWYVQRNDEIGNRSILEKINFKTFGENSSFINDTIFGMDLRNTGFYKYIIDAVVDSEFNFESIEGILGSEALLIRQIEEAKSAKD; translated from the coding sequence TTGGACAGAAGAGAATTTAGTAAGGTTAATTTTTTTACAAGAAGCTGGCCGATGGCCGACAGTGAATTTAGTATCGATAGTATGGAGGGCTTCTATTTTGCAAAAGATAACTGGAATGATTTTGGGTTTAGGACTTCATATCAAGTTGTAGCTTATTTTGATAACAAGATAAATTATTTGGGATCAATTAATGTAAGCTACTATCCATACAAAGATGAGTTGATTCCTTTTGACAGGTTAAAAGCTGGCACAATTACTTTAAAAGTTATTTCATTAGGAAATATCGAGTATTATAGATTTATTAATGATATTTTTTATGAGGAAGATAGAAAAAATTTTTATATGTTGCTTGGAGATTTAGCATATGATACATCAGAACTGACTTCCTTATATCAAGATCTTAACTATGTACGAATGGGAGCTTTTGGGCCGAGAGACCTGATTAGAGATTCTTTTTTTAGAAATAATAATTTTAATGAAGTAAAAAATCAATTTCATCGGATGACGTTGGGCGGAAGCTACAAAGAAGAATATCAAGTAAGTTTTAAGGATGAGGATAACCAAGAACTAATAAATTTTAATATCAATCCAGATGATTTTTTTCCATCGTCTTTATACACAATTGTAGGGAGGAATGGTTCTGGTAAAACACAATTATTGAAAGAAGTTACGGAAATATATCTTTCTGAAAAATCAACTGCTAAAAACCTTGCAGGAGATGAGGTCAATTTGGAAACTGAATCAGAACAGTTTAGAAATTTGATATTTATATCATATAGTCCATTTGATTCAGATTTTCCCCCAAGAACTAGTGAAAATAGCGAATATTACAAATTTATTGGATTAAATTATAGTATTGATTCGGATTTAAGTGATGAAATTGCGGCAAATATATTTAGATTGTTTAGAGAAGCTGGAAAAAGATATCGAACGCAACTAAAAGATATTTTGCAAAAATTTGAATTTGATTATTGGTTTTCAACACTTAATGAATTAGTTGATGAGCAGGAGCTCCCCTTAGATAGTATTAAGAGACTGAGTTCAGGTCAAAAAATCATATTATTGAATCTATTGAACTTAATCACTAATGTTTCGGAGAGGACATTGGTGATTATTGACGAACCAGAATTGTTTTTACATCCACCATTGTTAAAAGCATATATTAGGGCTATAGATGAAATTGTTGAAGAAAAAAATGGAGTGTGCCTTTTTGCTACACATTCTGCGATTGTTTTACAGGAAATTCCTCATACAAATGTATGGTATGTGCAACGAAATGATGAGATTGGAAACAGAAGTATCCTTGAAAAAATTAATTTTAAAACTTTTGGAGAAAATAGTAGTTTTATAAACGATACAATTTTCGGTATGGATTTAAGGAACACTGGTTTTTATAAATACATAATAGATGCGGTTGTGGATTCAGAATTTAATTTTGAAAGTATTGAAGGAATTTTGGGGAGTGAGGCTCTATTAATTAGACAGATTGAAGAGGCTAAGAGTGCAAAAGATTAA
- a CDS encoding helix-turn-helix domain-containing protein has product MGFSERLKESRKQARLTQVEIAEKLGISQPAYASWERGTKKPTQENLVKLAQVLNVTIDYLVGNSEEEMTNKELEDIEILFRKNSEGLTDDEKVIFRKELIAFMEERKKHFSED; this is encoded by the coding sequence ATGGGATTCTCAGAACGCTTAAAAGAATCACGAAAACAAGCTAGATTGACCCAAGTTGAAATAGCTGAAAAACTAGGAATTTCGCAACCAGCCTATGCTTCTTGGGAACGTGGTACTAAAAAACCCACACAAGAAAATCTTGTCAAGCTTGCTCAGGTCTTGAATGTTACAATTGATTATTTGGTTGGTAATTCTGAAGAAGAAATGACCAATAAAGAATTAGAAGATATTGAAATTCTATTCCGTAAAAACTCAGAAGGTCTTACTGATGATGAAAAAGTAATTTTTCGGAAAGAACTGATTGCTTTTATGGAAGAACGGAAAAAACATTTTAGTGAGGACTAA
- a CDS encoding SAP domain-containing protein, producing the protein MKEKRPDFGDIKSFEEFNRYYWYREELSQICKSLGLEYRCTKQELNYIIEQYFRGNRVEKFLSKGNKSQVEVITLETPLLNCGFSFNQKFRDYFSAVTGIGPFKFSADMATAWRKVKRDKDITFTIQDMIKIYYGESDYAKYDSSACQWNQFLKDFCLDELSDCYSNKLKVAAILWKEVRNSIHEKAYSRELLKKYESKLEAYRK; encoded by the coding sequence ATGAAAGAAAAAAGACCTGATTTTGGAGATATAAAATCATTTGAAGAATTTAATAGATACTATTGGTATCGAGAAGAACTTTCACAAATTTGTAAGTCTCTTGGATTAGAGTATAGATGCACGAAGCAAGAATTGAACTATATTATCGAACAATATTTTAGGGGAAATAGAGTAGAAAAATTTTTGAGTAAAGGAAACAAAAGTCAAGTCGAAGTGATAACTTTAGAGACTCCGTTACTTAACTGTGGTTTTTCTTTTAACCAAAAATTTCGAGATTATTTTTCAGCCGTAACAGGGATTGGTCCCTTTAAATTTAGTGCTGATATGGCAACGGCTTGGCGAAAAGTAAAAAGGGATAAAGATATAACATTCACTATTCAAGATATGATTAAAATATATTATGGTGAGTCAGATTATGCCAAGTATGATAGTTCGGCTTGCCAATGGAATCAGTTTCTAAAAGACTTTTGTTTAGATGAATTGAGTGATTGTTATTCTAATAAGTTAAAAGTTGCAGCTATTCTCTGGAAAGAAGTTAGAAACTCGATACATGAAAAAGCTTACTCACGGGAACTTTTAAAAAAGTATGAATCTAAACTAGAGGCATACCGTAAGTAA
- a CDS encoding AAA family ATPase codes for MENCVYIVSGPPGVGKSTVSKELAYSFDKSAVIEGDMIYLMIKSGLVAPWEDDGYYMDLFWDNVISLTNNFMARGITVIIEYVIFEEQLKKIAEFLKAKQINLKYCVLLAEEETLRDRDSSREEIERTGDLSIQSRNEFLTKNIEKNHLLYTDDLDVKETAHIIKTSDRFLVD; via the coding sequence TTGGAAAATTGTGTTTATATTGTTTCTGGACCTCCAGGTGTTGGAAAAAGCACGGTCAGCAAAGAATTAGCTTACTCTTTTGACAAAAGTGCGGTGATAGAAGGCGACATGATCTACTTAATGATTAAAAGCGGCCTAGTAGCACCTTGGGAGGATGATGGTTATTACATGGACTTGTTTTGGGATAATGTCATCAGTCTGACCAATAATTTCATGGCCCGAGGCATTACAGTCATCATAGAATACGTCATATTTGAGGAACAACTTAAGAAAATTGCGGAGTTCTTAAAGGCAAAACAGATAAACTTAAAATACTGTGTCTTGCTAGCAGAAGAAGAAACGCTTAGAGACCGAGATTCTTCTAGAGAAGAAATTGAAAGAACAGGCGATTTATCTATCCAGTCAAGAAATGAGTTTTTAACTAAAAATATTGAGAAAAATCATTTGCTGTATACAGATGATTTGGACGTCAAAGAAACAGCACATATCATAAAAACTTCGGATAGATTTTTGGTTGATTAA
- a CDS encoding family 1 glycosylhydrolase — protein MIRNILSSNGKSLGITDILPQYGEDYRLSVMDGTVDYRTIPLGAYDLFKQGSSKQDYLADIEKIKTMGFNTYQLAFSWTRLFPTGEERRPDAKVLAFYESIIDALLENDIEPIVSLSHFDFPLHLYEKYGAWKSRQMIAMYEKYCEAVLTHFKEKVTYWITFKEMSALSYLPFLGAGLHFDSTENQEQQIWLAAHHQLIASANVVKLGQTINPTFQFGSLITINSDSHQENHSATDALGHELNRRKNYIFTDVQTKGHYPNHFLRYIERNQLDLGITEEDVFALREGVVDFIAFSHYAAENIQDLFTSKYVRKNVETCLAQPVLLRIAMSELYERYHKPLLVIETCSEVSDHPQLAKNIQDNVQEIIKSVEIDGIELLGYTPFSWSDVNI, from the coding sequence ATGATTAGAAATATTCTATCAAGTAATGGTAAAAGTCTAGGAATCACCGACATTCTACCCCAGTATGGTGAAGACTATCGTCTCTCTGTCATGGACGGAACAGTTGACTATCGAACAATCCCCCTAGGAGCCTACGATTTGTTCAAACAAGGCTCCAGTAAACAGGATTATCTGGCAGACATTGAAAAAATTAAAACAATGGGCTTCAATACCTACCAGTTAGCCTTTTCATGGACTCGCCTCTTTCCGACTGGAGAAGAGCGGAGACCCGATGCTAAGGTCCTTGCCTTCTATGAGTCAATTATCGATGCACTTCTCGAAAATGACATCGAACCAATTGTAAGCCTGTCTCATTTTGACTTCCCGCTTCATTTGTATGAAAAATACGGAGCATGGAAAAGTCGGCAAATGATTGCTATGTATGAAAAGTATTGTGAAGCCGTTTTGACCCACTTTAAAGAAAAAGTCACTTACTGGATTACCTTTAAAGAAATGAGCGCTCTGTCTTATTTGCCATTCTTGGGCGCTGGGCTACACTTTGACAGCACAGAAAATCAAGAACAACAAATTTGGCTGGCTGCCCACCATCAGCTCATCGCATCCGCAAATGTGGTTAAGCTCGGTCAAACCATCAATCCAACCTTCCAATTTGGTAGTTTGATTACCATCAATAGTGATTCCCACCAAGAAAATCACTCAGCTACCGATGCCTTAGGCCATGAGCTGAACAGACGCAAAAACTACATTTTTACAGATGTGCAGACCAAGGGCCACTATCCAAACCACTTCCTTCGCTACATTGAGCGAAATCAGCTGGATCTGGGCATTACGGAAGAGGATGTCTTCGCCTTAAGAGAAGGAGTCGTGGACTTCATCGCCTTCTCACACTATGCGGCAGAAAATATCCAAGATTTGTTTACCAGCAAATATGTCCGCAAAAATGTAGAAACTTGCCTTGCACAACCTGTCCTTCTTCGGATTGCCATGTCTGAGCTATACGAGCGCTACCACAAGCCTCTGTTGGTCATTGAGACTTGTTCTGAAGTTTCTGACCATCCGCAATTAGCTAAGAACATTCAAGACAACGTTCAAGAAATTATTAAATCCGTTGAAATTGACGGGATTGAGTTGCTTGGCTACACGCCATTTAGCTGGAGCGATGTAAACATCTAG
- a CDS encoding Maf family protein, translating to MKTVFDYQREGEKGRIRRFVLLSTSPRRKELLSFLNPDIQSVEVDERAIEEHCMATIDEQDFLTKAAKICCEISKAKSDLDLEAETLYISADTIVVVDGQIYNKPQDLAEASRMFRSYFGKSHHVVTSVCLRMQGFLEVFYTVAQVDFVDYYPELEPVIEAYLHDKRPLDKAGAYGFQELDPRFIRSITGDMHTIIGLPVAETSYRIFRDSKGKD from the coding sequence ATGAAGACGGTTTTTGACTACCAAAGGGAAGGTGAAAAAGGAAGGATTCGTCGCTTTGTACTCCTATCTACGTCGCCCAGACGCAAGGAATTGCTGAGTTTTTTGAATCCAGATATTCAGTCTGTAGAAGTGGACGAGCGAGCTATCGAAGAGCATTGCATGGCAACCATCGATGAACAGGATTTTCTGACCAAGGCAGCCAAGATTTGTTGTGAGATTTCCAAGGCCAAGTCCGATTTGGACTTGGAAGCTGAAACCCTTTATATTTCAGCTGATACCATCGTCGTAGTGGATGGTCAGATTTACAATAAACCACAGGATTTAGCCGAAGCTAGTCGGATGTTTCGCTCTTACTTTGGCAAGAGCCACCATGTAGTGACTTCGGTCTGCCTACGTATGCAGGGTTTTTTAGAAGTTTTTTACACCGTGGCTCAGGTGGACTTTGTAGATTATTACCCAGAATTAGAGCCTGTCATCGAGGCCTATCTGCATGACAAGCGTCCGCTGGATAAGGCTGGTGCTTACGGTTTTCAGGAGCTGGATCCTCGCTTTATCCGCTCAATTACAGGCGATATGCACACCATCATCGGCCTGCCTGTCGCTGAGACCAGCTATCGGATTTTTAGAGATAGCAAAGGAAAAGATTAA
- a CDS encoding helix-turn-helix transcriptional regulator: MAKESNIITKLKSVRETRGMTQQELADRIGMRRETILHLENNRYNPSLEMALKIAQVFDLRVEELFQLKDIGGQL, translated from the coding sequence ATGGCCAAGGAAAGCAATATTATCACCAAACTCAAATCTGTCCGTGAAACCAGAGGCATGACCCAGCAGGAATTGGCTGACCGCATCGGCATGCGACGCGAGACAATCTTACACTTGGAAAATAACCGCTACAATCCCTCGCTAGAGATGGCTTTAAAAATCGCTCAGGTTTTTGATTTGCGGGTGGAAGAGCTCTTTCAATTAAAGGACATAGGAGGACAATTATGA
- a CDS encoding DUF3796 domain-containing protein yields MKKSQKMGGLILVATALFIDFTVFLAPSNLSWSAKWMIVGLVSIGQLISIWSWFHMKPWSKKMKEIQEKQVYDLTMKFYNLLNLTATSIYTVGIWLWTPSTNPSIIKYIALGGLLAIQLLFLLFFALKKVNEKADERFYANLAKAATLMFAICIAILLVLAGLSANVGSITVNAGIFFIMIGVLILLFGFVFFLFERGVKNGQGKQYYHQTQICP; encoded by the coding sequence ATGAAAAAAAGTCAAAAAATGGGTGGCCTCATTTTAGTCGCCACCGCTCTCTTTATTGATTTTACTGTTTTCCTTGCTCCCAGCAATCTCAGCTGGTCAGCCAAGTGGATGATTGTCGGTTTGGTAAGTATAGGTCAGCTTATAAGCATCTGGTCTTGGTTTCACATGAAACCATGGTCTAAGAAGATGAAAGAGATTCAAGAAAAGCAGGTCTATGATCTGACTATGAAATTTTATAATCTGTTGAATCTTACGGCAACCTCTATCTATACTGTCGGAATTTGGTTGTGGACTCCGAGCACCAATCCGTCCATTATAAAGTACATTGCCTTGGGAGGGCTCCTCGCTATCCAGCTTCTCTTTCTTTTATTTTTTGCCTTAAAAAAGGTCAATGAGAAAGCAGACGAGCGCTTTTATGCCAATCTAGCAAAAGCAGCGACTTTGATGTTTGCTATTTGTATAGCAATTTTACTGGTGCTTGCAGGGCTTAGCGCTAATGTAGGTTCCATCACAGTCAATGCCGGAATATTCTTCATTATGATTGGTGTCTTGATTTTGCTCTTTGGCTTTGTCTTCTTTTTATTTGAAAGAGGGGTTAAAAATGGCCAAGGAAAGCAATATTATCACCAAACTCAAATCTGTCCGTGA
- a CDS encoding cation diffusion facilitator family transporter, producing MKSSKNMTIAFLLNFSFAIIEFIFGLLFHSSAVLADAVHDTGDALAIGLSTLFEKVSTKKEDREYTLGYKRYSLLGALLTSVILLVGSTLVIVENVPKLFAPEKVNYDGMLVLGIVAIVVNTAASRVVSHGHSHNESILSLHFLEDILGWVAVIVVSLILRFTDWYFLDPLLSLIIAGFILSQALPKFWENIQIFLDHVPSDVDLSQLYQEIAALENVRAITQLNVWTTDGLEKYAMLHICLENPNLLAETQVVLRQKLLAYGISKVTIQTDESLQEHQEYCIGKE from the coding sequence ATGAAATCCAGTAAAAATATGACAATTGCCTTTCTGTTAAACTTTTCTTTTGCTATTATTGAGTTTATCTTTGGCCTTCTCTTTCATTCCAGCGCTGTCTTAGCCGATGCGGTTCATGATACCGGAGATGCTTTGGCTATTGGTCTATCGACTCTTTTTGAAAAGGTTTCCACAAAAAAAGAAGACCGAGAATATACCTTGGGTTATAAACGATACAGCTTGCTGGGAGCCCTGTTGACCTCGGTGATTTTGCTGGTTGGATCAACCTTGGTGATCGTGGAAAATGTCCCTAAATTATTTGCGCCTGAGAAGGTGAATTATGATGGCATGTTAGTTTTGGGGATTGTCGCCATTGTCGTCAATACAGCGGCCAGCCGAGTGGTCAGTCATGGACACAGCCACAACGAATCCATTCTCAGCCTGCATTTTCTTGAGGATATCTTGGGTTGGGTAGCAGTTATCGTAGTTTCCCTCATCTTGCGCTTCACCGACTGGTACTTCCTAGATCCGCTTCTTTCTCTCATCATCGCAGGCTTTATTCTCAGTCAGGCTCTGCCAAAATTTTGGGAAAATATCCAGATTTTCCTAGACCATGTGCCCAGCGATGTGGACCTCAGTCAGCTTTATCAGGAAATAGCAGCGCTGGAAAATGTGCGAGCCATCACCCAGCTCAATGTTTGGACAACGGATGGTTTGGAAAAATATGCCATGCTTCATATCTGTCTGGAAAATCCTAATTTGCTGGCTGAAACGCAGGTTGTCCTGCGCCAAAAGCTTTTAGCTTATGGCATTTCCAAAGTGACCATTCAGACCGATGAAAGCTTGCAAGAGCACCAAGAATATTGTATTGGTAAAGAATAA
- a CDS encoding TetR/AcrR family transcriptional regulator yields MDRRVKKSRAAIYQAFISLLNQKSYENITVQEIIDMADVGRSTFYSHFETKETLLEELCQDLFQHTFIERSEGRDLFEATAHIFHHFRKNQDRIATLLLAKNTYFINRLKIELERYLFPMIEQTLLQKKGHLPEHFLKNYVTSTFVETVSWWLQQRKQVDEDTISHYFLDLMN; encoded by the coding sequence ATGGATAGACGAGTAAAAAAATCACGCGCAGCTATTTACCAAGCCTTTATCAGCCTGCTCAATCAGAAAAGCTACGAAAACATCACCGTTCAGGAAATCATTGATATGGCAGATGTAGGCCGCTCTACCTTCTATAGCCACTTTGAGACCAAAGAAACCCTGCTGGAGGAACTCTGCCAAGACCTCTTTCAGCATACCTTTATCGAGCGATCTGAAGGACGCGATTTATTTGAAGCGACAGCCCATATTTTCCATCACTTTCGGAAAAATCAGGATCGGATAGCCACCCTCCTCTTGGCTAAAAATACTTATTTCATCAACCGCCTGAAAATCGAGCTAGAGCGCTATCTCTTTCCCATGATTGAGCAGACATTATTGCAGAAAAAGGGCCATCTGCCTGAACATTTTCTCAAAAATTATGTGACGTCAACTTTTGTGGAGACGGTCAGCTGGTGGCTACAGCAAAGAAAGCAGGTCGATGAAGACACGATTTCCCACTATTTTCTAGACTTGATGAACTAA
- a CDS encoding CynX/NimT family MFS transporter: protein MKKEHSPFLIPGIIMIGVALRAPFTVLPVVLTDIADGLQVPVSSLGLLTSLPLIMFALCSVFAPRLAQKMSLEKLFALVLVVLTLGSLIRVFNLPLLYTGTIILGAAIAVLNVLLPSLIQANQPHRIGFLTTLYITSMGLSITILSALAVPIVQMSSWRGLIWVSTLICFVILLVWLPNVKYSHRLASKQQGKQEQGALLKNPRVWALILFGGLQSLLFYTSMTWLPTLGQQAGLSTDTTGLLAAIFSLISLPFSMTIPSLTARLKARQRLVMISLVSAAGLIGITMLLIRTNSFAYWLILNLLIGMSVSALFPYLMVTFSLKTSTPAQTAQLSGLAQTGGYILAAFGPSLFGYSFDLFHSWMPAILILLGLTVIMTMSLFYIEKFDKIL from the coding sequence ATGAAAAAAGAACACTCACCATTTTTAATTCCAGGTATTATCATGATTGGGGTTGCCTTGCGGGCACCTTTTACTGTTTTGCCTGTCGTTTTGACGGACATTGCTGATGGACTTCAGGTTCCAGTCAGTTCTCTAGGTCTCTTGACTAGTCTGCCTTTGATTATGTTTGCTCTCTGCTCAGTCTTTGCTCCGCGCTTGGCGCAAAAGATGAGCTTGGAAAAGCTGTTTGCACTTGTGCTAGTCGTCCTAACTCTAGGCTCACTGATTCGCGTGTTTAATCTTCCCTTACTCTATACGGGAACTATTATTTTAGGAGCGGCTATTGCTGTCTTAAATGTCCTTCTTCCGAGCTTGATTCAGGCCAATCAGCCACATCGAATCGGATTTTTGACAACCCTTTACATCACATCTATGGGGCTGTCGATTACGATTCTTTCTGCTCTAGCTGTTCCCATCGTTCAAATGAGCTCTTGGCGAGGTCTCATCTGGGTGTCGACTCTGATTTGCTTTGTGATTCTCTTGGTTTGGCTACCCAATGTCAAATATAGCCATCGCTTGGCTAGTAAGCAGCAAGGAAAACAAGAGCAAGGAGCTCTTCTGAAAAATCCAAGAGTCTGGGCCTTAATTTTATTTGGTGGTTTACAGTCACTACTCTTTTATACCAGTATGACCTGGTTGCCGACTTTAGGACAACAAGCCGGCCTTTCTACTGATACGACAGGCTTACTAGCAGCCATCTTTTCTCTGATTAGCCTGCCCTTTTCAATGACAATTCCTAGCTTGACAGCGCGCTTGAAGGCTCGTCAACGTCTGGTCATGATTAGCTTGGTTTCTGCGGCAGGTCTGATCGGCATTACCATGCTCTTGATTCGGACAAATTCCTTTGCTTATTGGCTGATTCTTAATCTCCTCATTGGTATGTCTGTCAGCGCCCTCTTCCCCTATCTCATGGTGACCTTCTCCCTCAAGACCTCTACGCCTGCGCAAACGGCTCAGCTATCTGGACTGGCTCAAACTGGAGGATACATCCTAGCCGCCTTCGGACCTAGTCTCTTTGGCTACAGTTTTGATCTGTTCCATTCTTGGATGCCAGCCATCCTCATCCTCCTCGGTCTGACCGTCATCATGACCATGAGCCTCTTTTACATAGAAAAATTTGACAAGATTCTATAA
- a CDS encoding GNAT family N-acetyltransferase, whose protein sequence is MIRLAEMQDIPAILAIFGQAREFMRNTGNPNQWSASYPNRQLVEEDIRAGHCYVFEEAGQVVGIFAFIIGPDPTYQEIEGAWHFSEPYGTIHRMASNGQVKGLAYQCFDFCLQQISYLRIDTHADNHPMQAAILRYGFSQCGTIYLSDGSPRLAYDYHQ, encoded by the coding sequence ATGATTCGCTTGGCGGAAATGCAGGATATACCAGCGATTTTAGCAATTTTTGGTCAGGCTAGGGAGTTTATGCGGAATACGGGGAATCCAAATCAGTGGTCAGCTTCCTATCCGAATCGTCAGCTGGTAGAGGAAGATATTCGGGCAGGTCACTGCTATGTCTTTGAAGAGGCTGGACAAGTTGTTGGAATCTTTGCGTTCATCATCGGACCAGATCCGACCTACCAAGAGATTGAAGGTGCTTGGCATTTTTCAGAGCCTTACGGTACAATCCACCGTATGGCTTCAAATGGACAAGTCAAGGGTCTGGCTTACCAGTGTTTTGACTTTTGCCTGCAGCAAATTTCCTATCTCCGAATCGATACGCATGCGGATAACCATCCGATGCAAGCAGCCATTCTCCGCTACGGCTTCAGCCAGTGTGGTACGATTTATTTGTCAGATGGCAGCCCTCGGCTTGCCTACGATTATCACCAATGA